CCGCACCGTCACGCGGGTGGTGGGAAACAGCACGGGCGCCGCGACCTGCCGCACGTCGTAGCGGTAGGTCGTCAGGCCCTGAGCCTGCCAGAGGGTACGGGCCTGACGCAGCTGGCGGTTCAGGGCGGCAAAGTCTGGCCGCACGTAGCCAGGGCGGCAAACCCCCGAGGCCGGCACTGGCCCACCCGCTCCGCCCGCCTGGGCCAGCGGAGCAGCGGTCATCAGGAGGCCCAGCAGGGCGGCGGCCGGCAGTTTGAACATGGGCCCCAGCGTAGGCCCCCTGACTGACCTCCGCCTGAAGCGGAACTTGACCATCCCTGCCCCAGGCAGGAGCGGCGTACCCTGGGCGGCATGACCGATACCCCCACCCTCGACCTGGGGTACTCCCTGTGCCCCAACGACACATTTATTTTTCACGCGCTGCACGCCGGCCTGACGCCATCACCGCTGCCGGTGCGCGAGGTGCTTGAAGACGTGCAAACCCTGAACGACTGGGCGGTGGAGGGCCGGCTGCCCATCACCAAAATCAGCTACCGCGCCTACTTTGAAGTCATGGACACCTACGTGGCGCTACGGGCCGGCGGCGCCCTGGGGCGGGGCGTGGGGCCGCTGGTGGTCACGCGCGGCGACGTGGAGGACCTGAACGGGCGCGTGGTGGCTTCGCCGGGGGCGCTGACCACCGCCGAACTGCTGCTGCGCCTAGTCTATCCAGAGGTGCAGGTGGTCCGCATGCGGTACGACGAGGTCATGCCCGCTGTGGCGCGCGGCGAGACCGGCGGGCAGCGCCTGGATGCGGGCCTGATTATCCACGAGTCGCGCTTCACCTACGCTGAGCACGGCCTGACCCGGCTGCTGGACCTGGGGGCGTGGTGGGAAGGTGAAACCGGCCTTCCCCTGCCTCTGGGCGCCATTCTGGTACGGCGTGACCTCCCGGCCAGGGTGCAGGCCGGGCTGAACGCGGCGGTACGGGCCAGCCTGGACTACGCCTACGCCCACCCGCAGGCCTCCCGCGACTACGTGCGTCAGCACGCCGCCGAACTGTCTGACGAGGTGATGCAGGCCCACATTGACCTGTATGTCAATGACTTCAGTCTGGATGTGGGCGAGGAAGGCGAGCGGGCCGTGCGGGAGCTCCACCGCCGCGCGGTGGTGGTCGGGGCCGTACCCCCCAGCTCTCAGAACCTCTTCGTTGAACTGACCTGACGCTTCTCTAAAGGTTCTCCTCAGCCTTTCTTGAAGGCACCCTGAGGTAGGGCTCAGAAGGTGCCTGAGCTTCATTTGCTCCATGCAGGCGGCGCTTAGCTTGACTTCGTTCAATTCAGGCACTTCGCCCTCCTGGCTCTAACTCTGTGCAGGTCTTCATCTTCTGGCCCCTGCCCGAAGACGTGCCGCTGCGCAACGTTATGCTGGAAATTCGTGCGAAGCCGGCCACCGAGGTTCTATGCGTACTCCTTTTCTTACCCTGACTGCCATGCTG
This genomic stretch from Deinococcus betulae harbors:
- a CDS encoding 1,4-dihydroxy-6-naphthoate synthase, translating into MTDTPTLDLGYSLCPNDTFIFHALHAGLTPSPLPVREVLEDVQTLNDWAVEGRLPITKISYRAYFEVMDTYVALRAGGALGRGVGPLVVTRGDVEDLNGRVVASPGALTTAELLLRLVYPEVQVVRMRYDEVMPAVARGETGGQRLDAGLIIHESRFTYAEHGLTRLLDLGAWWEGETGLPLPLGAILVRRDLPARVQAGLNAAVRASLDYAYAHPQASRDYVRQHAAELSDEVMQAHIDLYVNDFSLDVGEEGERAVRELHRRAVVVGAVPPSSQNLFVELT
- a CDS encoding DUF6174 domain-containing protein → MFKLPAAALLGLLMTAAPLAQAGGAGGPVPASGVCRPGYVRPDFAALNRQLRQARTLWQAQGLTTYRYDVRQVAAPVLFPTTRVTVRGGQVTGTALAPGESGEPSPLARLTLEGRFDTVAQILREQARARCPEVRVSYDPALGFPVSLYSGLGDGGIADGFGEWTVTNFTPLR